The DNA window CCAAGTTGGAAATGAGGCGTTCAATCAtctccaaatatagcaagaaTGTACAAGAACAGATTCACTATGTCCATGTAGAGACAGCATGCTGCGTCGATGTACTGATCGTAGTTGAACCGCTTGATCAGATTGTCCGTGTCGTAGATGATGAAGCCGGAGAAGACCAGCGCCCCCACACAGCCGATCACCTGCTCCCCGATTCTCCCCAGAGGGAAAATGATCTGTCAAGACAAGAGACAGGGTATATCAAATACAGCACCATAGATCATGTGAATTTCTagatttttgaagcatgaaaactAACTAACCCTAATGATGCCAAAGGCCATAAGAAGCAAGATAGCACAGAACAAGAAAGGCCCCATAAAGCTGAAGTCAGCGCCTCGTTTTGCAGCAGCAAACGTGAACGCTGTAAGCCCAACAGTCACAACTAGAGTCAGACCGGCAGCCAGCAACACCGCGTCACCTGTGAAAGAAAAGTTAATTCTTGTTAGCATTGATATTGTTTCTTGAGAAAAATAATGTGTGAATTTTCTGTGCTTGAGTAGTTCTTGGCTGGTTGTATTAGAAATAGACAAGAAATATGATTACCTTGTCTCTGAGAGGAACAAGCCCCAACCATGAATGCCATAGCGAAGGTGAAGAGAAACAAAAGAATATAGTTCCATGGATGTTTCTGACTGAAGCAACTCATCATCAAGCACACTGCATCGTAAGTCCAAGAACGTATGTGACTCTTTTTCAGCCAGAAATTAGATAGACTCATAGACATTCTTGTTTGAAGGAGACACATATCTCCAATGTAACATTGATATAGACCATTTTACATCATGTACAAATAATAGGCACTCATAATATGCCACTCAAGAGCTCCATCAAAAGAAAGAAGGGATCCAGATTGAAGAGCTCCTAATTCAATTTCATGGGGCCCGCTCCCCTCGTTCCTCAAATTTTTAACTTCCCATATTCAACAGATGTTTATGTTTCAACAACAACTATTACTATTATTCAAATAACTCAAAAAAAAGATAAACAAACGTAGtaagtaattttaaaaaaaaatccaatccCCATGAATCCccaaatacataattgaaaagaaagaaaagtaggATGATGCATAAATggagggagagaggagagaaatACGAATAACGGTAAGAATGATGGCGGCGATCATGGTGTAAAGGCCGGCGGGAGTGCGAAGGAAAAGGCGAACGGGCTGAAGAAAAGTCATGGCAATGGCAACACCGAAGGTGATGAACAACTGCAAGCAGAGAATGGAATAGACTTTGCGGATGAAGCCCCATCGCATCTGCGGATTCTCCTGCATCCCCGGGTACAGCTGCCCATTCCCCTTCTCCAGATCCACGCCGTGTTTGTTTGAATAAAATGCCATCCCTCTCCGATCAACCACAAAAATTCCtctcctcttcttttttttccaagAAACTACAATGTGTTCGATTGATTTTCTTGGGAGGGTTGATCAAATCTTTGTTtctcctattctctctgcttttatacccacttttaatttttttttcaagacCCTATTTTTTAGGCCAATGATTTACGTGATTTGAACGAATTCTTACCGCGTTTTTTTTAAGTGGCGGAAGATTATTTGGTTTAAGATAATATATTTAAGATATACACGATTTTAATAGGCAATAAATTATATACGAAATTATTAACAGTAAAAAACTTACCACATCAATGTATTTACCTGTCAAAAATCTTTAGTTGTTATTTGGTCAGAGTTACAGTTGAAACAACTCAATAATTGACTAATTTTTTATACAGTGCATATATATGGAACAAAAACCATGATACGCAAAATACTAtacaataaaatatagtattatattaattaccctcgttataaaaataatcatacAGTTATTGAGTATATATCCCAAGAAAAGTGATTATTAAAAAATTCCAAATATCATAAATATCAATGAAATGTGATTATAATCGATAAGTAATTAATAAAAGATGCAGGTCTTGTACCTATTGTACCCATCAgaaatataactaaataaataCACACTGTTCATTCTGTCCCACGCTATCACCTGCATTAAATAGGTAACAAAAACTATACGCcaaatgaaattaataattCATATATAGGCTATAGCCATGTATAATTAGGAAATCACAAGTGACCactaatgaataaaataatccaTTATGAACAAATATATAGAGAAATTCGAGTagagaataaaaatattaaatgcaAGAGATTTCAGAAGTAAACGAAATACAAGAGATAAGCAACATGATTAATTAGAACTTTGTTATGTTCGTAGAAATGGAATTATTTATAAGCcgagaaactgaaattaaagagggaaattaaattatggagtAGTAGAAAATTGAAGAGAGGCAAAAACAATTATAACAAAATTCGTCTTGTAAAAGCAGAAGTGAAACATAACTAATACTTAAAATATCCTGTGTGTTGAGCATTATATATATGTTTTagcaaaattaataataaatcatGGAATATGCATACACTAATGAAGTTTAATATCTTTGTCAAGGCATGAAGATCTTGTCTTTGCACTTGCACCTCCATGCCTCCGGATAGTAATCCGCTTTGGAGGCGAAGCCGGGATTGATCACGACGCGGGCCGCCTTGCACGGCCTGCACCGCCGGCACTTGTTTCTGCATGACGGCGGCGACGATCCCGGCCCCGTCAGCGCCCCAGCACCTACACAAACCACACCACTcaattaatttgttaatttcaCTTAATGATTAATAAAGTAGAGACCGGTGTACGTGAGTTGGTCAAGTGGTAATTGACTGAGGCCAACCAATGGCCTCAGATTTGAATACACCGTGGCACGTTCTTTAAATTTATAACCATttgcacataaaaaaaattagacacAGTGTGTGTGTGTACTTGGGATTGAGACGAAGGCTGAGACCGATgcatggaggaggaggaggatcgtCAATGCGGCGAGGAGTGTAAATTGGTGGCGGTGATGGCGGGGGAGGAAGTTCATCGGCGGTGGTGGTGCGCTGCGGAGAGGCTGAGTGTGTGAAAAGATGCAAAGCGTGTGTGTCTGTGAGTCCAAGTCAAATAGACTAAGGCAGTTGGTTTTAATAATTTTGAGAgtaaattaggaaacaaaaagATTTCCGGACAATGAAGTTTACACATTTTCAATtcctaataaataaatattgctaTAATTCTCTAGACAAAGAAATAAAGTTTATGGTATTCGTTCACTATTTTCAATCCATTTAGTCTTTTACTATTCTATTTACCCTCTTTTGCGTAAGAATTATATTTGGGaatatttacattatttatttttctattatagtatcactttaattatttatagtttCTCTGAACTTTCTTTTCTCCATTTTTGTCTCATCTTTTATTCAATGCATCTACTTTTTTGTTTGGATttcttttatcttatttttaatatatcaacaaaattgaatttattttacAGAATCTTATATACTACATTATATAATGCGATATTATATTTGCTTATGTATTatacaaaataattatatataaatcgATAGATATTTTATCATGGTACACTATTGTCTATAATACATAAATAGATAGATGTAATATTGTAGTATATACGGTTATCTATATATAGCAAGGTATATAAAATTTTGAGAATTTGTTTGACTATATGAGGGAAAATTGACGAATATGTGTCCAATTTTTATCCATTACTTTTATAATGGAATTCTCCTAATTAAATACTTATGGATGCCCCTAATTTCTTCTAAACTTCTAATCATTATGTTAGTATTAGAGAAATTCtagatgaattattttttggtCTTTCAAACAACACCTAAAAGAGATCATAAAAGTTTGGGGGTTGGTGGTGTTGATGTCGCGAAATATAAAGTTGATTGTTACTGTTTTAATCTATTTTTCATGGAGAAAAAAAGTGTTTGGGAAAAAGGGTCCCACTTATAGGATGGATTGATCGATGAATTTGATGTGTGTAGGCTTGTAGGACTGTCCCAATTCATGTACAAATGGTGTTTGAAATTGATTGGCACACGGTTGTATTTGGagcaaaaaaaattatgatgaaTCATTATGCATCTCAATCCTATCGTTTTTACTACACAATTGACAAAGTATTAATCTTtccgtcctataaaaaaatatatttttggttagacacgaattttaatacacaattagttaagtaaaaaagatagaaagaaaaagtactCCCTTTCGTCGGCCATTACTTGTCATTAGTCCGCCAATACTTGCCACACTTATTTTTTGCTACTTTTGATAATGGACCCCGCATTGCATTAACTCATTcaaactcacattttattataaaactactaatatataaaagtattgGCGGACGTATggagtaattaaagtattattaatagagaatgagtctcaccttattatagagaaaaaaatattttaaaattagaaaatgcatactCTTATGCGAGAGATAAAAAGGatagagtgcatattcttatgggacgaagagagtagtaTTTCCTCCACAGCTGCCAGATTAGGAGTCCTAATTTCTTtagtacttcatccgtcctataaaaatacgTGCACTTTCAATTCTTGAAAGGGATCTCAATTTATTACTCATATACATCAagttatttataacttataccacaattaaaactctaataacaatgtgggtctcactatccactaacattactttaaCTATTATTCCTCTcaaaattttatcttaattctcgtgtcatatcatatgctcatatttttatgggatagagggagtataaaaaaaattgatactaGAATTTAGATCTCACCGCTATATATtagtttttataataatatgtaCAAAATAATTTAGATCTCGGCTTTAGATCACTCCTATAATCGAATACAAGAAATAGAAAAACGGAACTAATTAAATAAGATGCAAGTGTAAGAGGGattagtatttaattaaatttatctatACTATTAGATACGGGTATGTACGTGATGGAGTGCGTGTTTATATGTTTTCGTCGTAGCATGAGTTTTAAAAGGCTACGAGTCAAACTTTGGTGGAGAAAACAAAATCATTTCTACTGAAAATTAGATAAAAGTCTCAAAGTCAGTGTACCACGCAAGATTGATCACCTACATTTCACAAATGGGAAATGCTACGTGGCCACATTATGACTGACCATAATATGATATTTTGATCAATATACATAtcaaacaattaataaattaataaaattataaagatATTAATATATTCTGATTTAAAAGTAGTTATAgatattaaacaattaaattataaaatataaaacaataaattaaagtttaaCAAAACTGAGTGGATATCTAACATAAGAAACGAAAATGAGCTACATATTCAAAGTTCCAAGATGATTTAACGACTTAGTCTTTTATGTGTATTATTTCGGGACAAAGGGTCAATTAGTCTTAGATAATTGTTACTTTTAAGATGAACTAAATCCAAGTAAATAAGCATTAAAGgtaacaaaattttatttttatggtcagccacattatggccatttagcactaCTCTTTCACAAAATTAGGAGCCAGGTCTAGAGGGTCCACTCATTGTTTAACTCTCGGTTTAAAGATTTGtttaaaaatcattttatgatatactactatttttaaaaattttagaataaaatgaGTGTCAATGTGTCATGCTATTTTAATAGTACAAgtctattaattttattttatatatttaatttgattttaatatattaaaaacatattcatattccaatttttttttttgtcaaaatcagagctcaatatatttttttctttgtaactacaaattacaaatagatgaataaaatgataaatcgaTCTTGGATTTCTAAAGTTCTACTTTCTTTACAAGAATATGTTATCAATATATATTATGACCTCGGATATTTATATGTAATACAAGAGGCTAACAATAAATACAAGTAAGATCTTTGGCATTAAGATATTCATATTTAACTCGTTGGACGTACTAACTCGTACTACATTCGCGCAAGTACCTGACgaactcatttttttcattgATTTAATTGGTTTGTTGAATTGCTAAATGCCGAGTTTATCACTCGAAATTGTCTTAGTCCAGCCAATTATTCTACTTTTTGGAGTTTTATGAGTTTGTTGAGAGTTTTAGGAAAAACAGATGGAAAAGGAGTCAGAATAGCCCCAAAAAGCTTTCGACCCCTTCCTGGACTCCGAATGCTGAATCGCCGTACCCGGCCGAGTGCATTATTGAACTAAATACTCACCTGGCCGACCACCTGGCCGAGTGGATTTCTAGTACAAATATTGTACCCGACCGGGTCTTTGTTTCTGACGcatcttttaataaaaaaacatgattttTACGAGAAAAGGCTAGGGTTGGAGGCTACGAGATCCATTCTACACCCTACCGCCTACCACACTCTCACACACTCCCAATAACACTTAGAAGAGAGATTTGAAGATTGAAGTTTCCATTCCATAGAATCTTTCCACATGAGTATCTATTTCCTTTATTATGTATTTGATTGAATCCTTTGTTTTGGTTTTCATgaagaacatgagtagctaaatttattgtggagttttggtgaagactacaatgaatGTTTGTGATTAATTCAAGGACTTCTTTAGATTGCttagctcttgtgatttctTTGTTCACTCTTGtgctttttcaattcaattgcttagctaccaattgagTTTTATTACCTAGATAgtagtaatcgagagatacctaacTAGGGGTGATAAAAGAGTGAACATCACATTGATAATCtacactcgagagaggggatcCTTTATGAGGGCTTGGGTCTTTTGTGCATTGGAGTTAATCTAAACATATTAGAaagagacttcaatattaaggTTTAATCAACGGGGTGAGTACACTCGAGAGGGGGCTCAAGCTAGACTAGCGACTTTCCTAGTAATCCTAGAGACATAAAATGAGTAATCGAAGTTGTTGAAGTAATTGCACGACATTTCCATTGTAGTTGGATCCAAAGCTCTACTCTTCTCCTTGTGATACTTCTCCTTGTGTTTAATTCCGTTTTGTTACTTTTgtttacttttactttttatatgCTTTTAGTAGTGTTAGAAAAAAACCAAATCCTTTCCGATTATCTAGATAGTAGTCGAtgtttgttcgtggtagttgaGTTGATATAATTTTGTCTATGTGGGATACAATACTCTTTCTTGCTAATTgttacactagccccgtacacttgcgagtatttcttgtgttaaaataagttgagtcagtATCAGAGCGTCATGTTTTCAACAATTGTCATGCAAAGTTGTGCTCCAGCGTTGAGCACGCGTGCGCACAACAATGATGATGTCATAATACATTAGTGTTCCCTATGTCAGAAGCTCTTTTTATTAGTGGGTACAAAATTACTTCATTTGCTCGCCAATAGAAGTCCTACTTTCTGACAATATGACTTTAAACAAATATGTGTGAAATACATTCTTGTAATGTGACTCATACTATTAGTTTAATTACTTCATCTGTCTTACTGAAAAtgacccacttttcttttttgtttgtccaatccaaatgactcattactaaaaatgaaaatacattTACCCTACTTTGTTCCCACTTTTTTACTTTACGCTCTCCACTTCacatacaaaataaagttgACTAAATTCTCGTGCCATCCAAAAAAAAGTCATCTTCCTTGAGACAAGGATTTAGTAAATATGTCATACTTGccaaatatgaaaattttgaatactCCATATGTAATTTATGACAACATTTTGAAGTTTTGGGCAAATGAATACTGCATTGAATAATTGAATGAAAGTAAGGTGGGCCCTGGAACGGGCCTGGGCCGAGTCAGAGATGTTCTGAGCGAGTCATTAATGGGCCTCTGATTCGTTGAGTCATGTGGACTTGGGCCAACTCGTCCTCTCGGGTCAGCCGCTGTTAATCTGGGTCTGCCCGACACTGCCTTTTCTGCTTTTGTTGTTGACTCTCCTACCCAATTTTCTGAGGGAGTAATATAATTTCAGTTAACTCTGATTCTTTCATATTAGCGCTTAATAAATTCGAACACCATATATTTTGCATATATTGGCGGTTGAGTCATTTCAATCAAActatgagttttaaaaaatgtttatgCAAGAACGTATTCTTGTATTCCCTATTGGACtcggattttaatgcacaattagtaaagtaaggaAAATGtatagagaaaaagtagttagACCATGTTTGGTTGTCAAGATTCTATCTGAGAAAGTAAtatgattccttaaattttaaaatcccgtgtttgtttcgatttttaattaaacttggaaagtaatcagaatcccgagacaaggaaagttagtacaactttccaggattctgaatccttatttttttaggtattctttttccaagTTTTAGGATTTCtatatatttaatgcaatatatgtataattttattattattattattattattattattattattattattattattattattattattattaattacagtgtattaaaataatataaaattataaaccaTATTTAATTatggtataataaataactataattaaaatatcataattataaatatattattataataattatatatatttgttattgtcaataataattaataatttattaaataattaaaatataattacataatatatattatataatataaattattattattttataaattaataattaatcaataaagtcatagtgaaatttcaaattataaaatttattcaattataatatttgaaaatattataattataattatagttataataatcatatttattagtataatcatttatgattataatactccatataactacagttacaattatatataactatagttataattatatacttatatattatgatggataatccatatttaaactaataataaatataaatatataattattatcatttataattaataatttattaaaaaatttatattattattttttataaataaaaataataataagtaggattataattttagtttggtgtttaaattaaatatgaaatttaaaatcttgatattttccaaacacgagAAATgaaagttattaggaatcatattccttGGATTCATTTTCACAGGAATTATTTTCCTTGCCAATATTACTTTcccgtcaaccaaacatggccttaaaGTATTGTTTGTGGAAAATAgatctcacctcattagagagaagagaatttacaaaattaaaaagtgtatatttttgtgggacataCTAAACGGAAAGAGggcatatttttatgaaatgaaTTGAGTAAGAAATTACTAAGAACATACTAGTAAAAGAAATGATTTTTATATGGAAATGAAAGAATTTGaagtaattaattaagaaaagtATAATTAATTCTTTCAAATTATTTAGTAGTATTAATGCCTGATGTTGTAGGTTTCAGATTATGTTAAATCTTAAATGTGACTAGTCTTTAAAGTTTTTTGGTTGTTTATCTATAAAATTAAGTTTCAGTAGTGACGTGCTGGCCTAGCGTAATATTTTCCGACAAAGCTCTCAAGGgtaggaaaaaaaatagaatggaATTAACATGAGATTTATTCGTGTTGCTGCTGAAATATAGGATACGTATTGATTACGGTCTTTTTGTTAAAATTAGCTTTTCAGGGAGTATTTCTTTCAAATATAAGTGGTAGAATTAATTGCTAATATggtataaaaaaaaaaagaattaattgCTAATATAGAGTAATTTATTTAGTTGCCATTTTATGAATTACttaattttacatttatttaattattttatcctTTACATACTTAATACTCATTATATTTTACTGTCAATTTTTAATCTACCCAGTTTCCATTAGCTTTTGGCTCAATATACGAGAAAGTTACACTTTTGTGACCAAAAAGTTTAACCTAATTTATCCGTCAATTTGAACCTTCAATTATTCTAACAAATCAGTACTTTAATATAGCCGACATTAAATGTATCTGTTATTTGTAAGAAGGCCCCCGGAAACTACACCAGCCCCTTGTTTCTGTGTGCTAGCTTTTCATTTCAAACATACTATTAAGAGAGATTGTATATTTTATTGCATAATTCTCTAGATATTTGTTGGAATCTTTTacaaaatttcttttaagaaaaatatcTTCTTGGACTCCTAATTAAACACCTAAATCTTCACAATGTTAATACATCATTAAGTGTTCTTCTCCTTGAACTTAGGTGGCTTTgcattaatataataatatactaataataattatttaatacaatGGTAGATTTATTAGGTAGCTAGGTTTTTAATATATAATCAATATCACATGCACATTTCTCCAACTGTGCACATTTTAATTAGACTATATGGACAATTGGACATTATATTACGTAGACCAATTAATTGCTCTCGCCTCACTCTGAGTAATTTTTCCAGAAAGATGTTTCAAAAATCATTTATTAGAATCACAGTTATGTATTTTCATAACTTTTACAAGTCAATTTAATTCATTAAGGGATTATAAACATTTTAGAATACACTTACGTAAATTACTTACAACATATCCGTCAAAAACTTAATATGTTAAATGAAACACTAGCGAAATCGAGATActtctcattttcttctttttcttttttcttttttgttgtaATTAATCGAGACCAATAGAGTTGAATAATGTTCCAAAATActatagtactaataaaaaacaaacaaaattctACCTTCCCTAAGAAGAAAGGGCCCCCAAAATATCTTCAACACAACTTTTGCCTACAAACTTTCCACCTGTCCAAGTTTGAAAAGTGCTATAAAAATAAGCTTATTCttaacataatttaatttataggtCTCACCACTTCTCCAATCACCTCTTCATATTTGTAGCCCACTTGAGTAacaaattcatcatcatcaccactCCAAAATGCTCCCTTTCCAGTTTGATTCAATTTCAAGAATCCCCTTTCATCCTAAGAAATGACAAGAAACTTGGATCTTGATGTTTCTCTCTAAACTTGTCAtacttataaaaaaaaaacttttcatGCATATTTGATCTTGCTATTTTGAAGAAACCACTACTTGTTACAACAACCATATAAGATCTTGTGGGCATGAATAAGAACCTAGGATCTGTGAAGGAGGATTTCTTGGGATCAAGTTCATCCGAATTCGGTGTCGGCAATCCTCAGCCTATGGAgggtttacatgaggcaggccCACCACCATTCTTGTGCAAGACATATGATTTGGTGGAAGAGGAGAGTACAAATGAGATTGTTTCTTGGAGTGGAGGCAACAACAGTTTCATTGTCTGGGACCCTCAGAAATTTGCCACCAATCTCCTTCCCAAGTTCTTCAAGCACAACAATTTCTCAAGCTTTGTCAGACAACTCAACACATATGTAAGGCCTACTTTTTCTTAAATCTTCAAGTTTCTTggtgtttaatgtttataattGGTTGATTTGAAGTTTCTGGTTATTGTTATGGCATGTATCATTTGATTTCTGGAGTGCCCTAGATTTGTTTGCCTTTATAAGACCATATACATGTTCTTGAAGGATCTACaacataatattttaatatatcaaGTTGGCACTTTCTTTTATGTACTGTTGCCCTTTATATCTGTTCAATAAATCAAATCCAGCTATTGAGTTTCTGCAAATACTCTCATATGTTAATGTACATTTTTTGTGACATCATATCAATTACATGTGGTGACCTTATTGTatcaagatttgatttttatagGCTTTCAACTAGTTCATGTGATTTCTATATGAGTAGATGTATAAATGAGGGGTAGGAATGTGGACTGTGCAGGGATTTAGGAAAGTGGATCCAGACAAATGGGAGTTTGCTAATGAAGGGTTTTTGAGGGGAAAAAGGCACATGTTGAAGAATATAAGGAGGAGAAGAACACCATCAGCATTATCATCAAATTATCTATCTTGTAGTAACTTAGAGCCATGTGTTGAGTTGGGGAGGTTTGGTCTGGACGCGGAGATGGATCGTCTGAGGAGGGACAAGCAGGTTTTAATGGAAGAACTGGTGAAGCTAAGGCAGCAGCAGCAGAATACAAAGGCATATCTTCAAGCAATGGAGCAAAGGCTCAAATGGACTGAGCAGAAGCAGAAGCAAGCACTCAGTTTCTTGGCTAGGGCGATCCGCAGCCCGGATTTCCTGCAGCAGATGGTGCAGCACAAGGAGATGAGGAGGGAGATTGAGAAGGCCATTggaaagaagaggaagaagattgataatCAAGAATTTGTGTTTCAAGGTGATGATATTGATGGTAATTACATTAGTTTTGGTGATGTTGGAGAACTTGAGGGGTTAGGCTCTTTTGGTGTTAAGGTTGAAGCTCAAGATTATGATGGCTTGGGGGTGGGAGTGAGCATGCCTAGAGATTCATCGGTGAGCATGGAGGGACGCGTGGCGCCTCGGGAGTGGCTCGATTGTGGCGTTGGTCATGATCAAGGGTTTTGGGAGGGTTTGATGAGTGATGGAGGAGTGTTGGGTGATGAGAGTGTGGATGTTTTGGCTAGGCAACTATGACTCTTTGATTCTAAAGCCTAAGCTATAATTAGAATATTGGTGAGAACATATCATATAAGAAGCAAGTGTGGAGATCATAATGAAATCATGAGATTGAAATTTGCTTAATTAGGTAGCTATGTTAGGAACCCTCTAATTAATTGCAACATTCTTGAACAATCAATGTTGAAGGACTGAAATTGGTTTTTATTGCCTGATTTTACCTCAATTGATtctttaatgttgtgtgttttgtctgaGCTATTTTGGGAGCATGAAATGATACTGATCATGTGAGAATATCTTGCTTTGGAATGTTTGCTAGTTGTTGATGAAGTGTGTTGGCTTCTTGAAATTGTGTCTCCTCACTATGCCAAAATTAGCAGTTGGCAAAGTGCTTACAGAATGTTAACTAATTAAGTTGATTTTAATTAGAATTTCATTGTTATTGTACTCATTTTATAGATTTGAATAAAGTTGAATATGGATTACTGGACGCTGTGCACGTATAATatacaatacaaataaaattaaattcttGGAAATGGTTTTGGAATTAAATATGGTCACAAGAGATGACACCATATGCTCACATGCTATATAAGTACATATGCCTCATCCGACGACTCATCATTGTCAGAATAAGATCACACAAAATCATGAGGATCATATGAAATTGATATGGAAATATATTATGCCATATATATAACATAGTAATtattgtaaattaggtttaccatATATGTAGAGATACTCTAGCCTATATAATATTGTAATCTCTGTATTCACGGTACAATGAAT is part of the Salvia splendens isolate huo1 chromosome 6, SspV2, whole genome shotgun sequence genome and encodes:
- the LOC121806834 gene encoding protein LIFEGUARD 4-like gives rise to the protein MAFYSNKHGVDLEKGNGQLYPGMQENPQMRWGFIRKVYSILCLQLFITFGVAIAMTFLQPVRLFLRTPAGLYTMIAAIILTVILCLMMSCFSQKHPWNYILLFLFTFAMAFMVGACSSQRQGDAVLLAAGLTLVVTVGLTAFTFAAAKRGADFSFMGPFLFCAILLLMAFGIIRIIFPLGRIGEQVIGCVGALVFSGFIIYDTDNLIKRFNYDQYIDAACCLYMDIVNLFLYILAIFGDD
- the LOC121808033 gene encoding EPIDERMAL PATTERNING FACTOR-like protein 4; translation: MNFLPRHHRHQFTLLAALTILLLLHASVSAFVSIPSAGALTGPGSSPPSCRNKCRRCRPCKAARVVINPGFASKADYYPEAWRCKCKDKIFMP
- the LOC121806601 gene encoding heat stress transcription factor A-6b-like, which codes for MNKNLGSVKEDFLGSSSSEFGVGNPQPMEGLHEAGPPPFLCKTYDLVEEESTNEIVSWSGGNNSFIVWDPQKFATNLLPKFFKHNNFSSFVRQLNTYGFRKVDPDKWEFANEGFLRGKRHMLKNIRRRRTPSALSSNYLSCSNLEPCVELGRFGLDAEMDRLRRDKQVLMEELVKLRQQQQNTKAYLQAMEQRLKWTEQKQKQALSFLARAIRSPDFLQQMVQHKEMRREIEKAIGKKRKKIDNQEFVFQGDDIDGNYISFGDVGELEGLGSFGVKVEAQDYDGLGVGVSMPRDSSVSMEGRVAPREWLDCGVGHDQGFWEGLMSDGGVLGDESVDVLARQL